GCGGGCCCCGGCGAAGATACCGGGGGCCGCCCTTGCGGTCTTTGAAGGCGTTGCATTACAGACGGGAATCAGAACGCTTTTTCTGCCCGGCCGCCCTTGTCTGGGCGTCCACATCCCAGGCCCGTGAAAATTCCCGGTCGGAAAAGGCCTCGGCCAGTCCCTGCATCTGTTTCAGCCGCAGCACTTCATCAGGGTCCATGCCGAGTTCCTTGCCGATCCGCTCGTTTGTCCAGTTATGCCTGCGGAGCAGCGTCACAAGTTTCGCCGTCAGTTCCACCTGATGCGCGCCGCGGGCCATATTATGGCGCACGGTGGACGTGATGCGGTCCTCAAGACTCTTGTTGAGCCGGACTATCGGAAGATAGCCCCCGAGGCTTTGGCGGATGTGGGCTTTGGCCTTCGCCACCCTGCGCCGGTGAAAGCCGTCCACGACGACCCAGCCGTTCTTGTCGTCCGCCACCACCACCGGCATGGTCATGCCGTCCTTTTCAATGGACAGGGTGAGCAGGCGCATTTCCGGCGGCGCGACCTTGTTCGGGTTGTACTCATTGCCATGAACCCGGTCCACGGGGACGAGCTGGGGACATGTCACCGGATGGGGCAGATCCAGATAGGCCGAGGCCATGGCGACAATTTGGTTGTATACCGCGACTCGTCTGTCCAGATCGCCCTTCTCGTCCTCAAGGGCGCGCTCAAGCATGCTCAGAAGCTCATCAATTCCCATAGCCCAATTCCTTTTTAAATCGCACGAAGCGCCCGACTTTGCGCACGGAGCTGAATCCGTAACGGAAGTAAAACTCACGGCGTGTCCAGTAATCCGCGGTCAGCAGGCAAGCCGCGCCCCACTCCCGCGCTTCCTGAATGCAGCGTTCCAGAACCGCAATGTCCGCATTTTCCTTGAGGGCGTATAAGTGGAGAAGATGCGCTGCCGTCCGTTTACGGCGCAGCGAGCCGAAAGCCGCGACGCGCGCGCCGTCTTCCAGCATGACGAACCAGCGGCGGCCCGGCTCGGAACTGATGAAACCGCCCAGGGCATCCCGGATCGCCGGACTTGCCGCGTATTCGCCCAACAGGCCGAACAACTCCCGGTTCCTGACCGGGTCCGCATCATGGGTAAATTCCCGAAGCTCCATCACAGCTCCATGTATTTCAGAATCATCTGAGCCTGACGTTCCATCTCGCGCTTGGTCTGGGAAAAGCTCAAACCTTTGCACCAATAGTCATTCTTCAGCAATGTCTTGCAGATGCGCCGCCAGCTCGGAGCCTTGCGGAGCGCCTCCTGTTTTGCGTCGGCCTCCTGCGGGATTTCCTCAACGCCGTGCTTGGCCCACCACCTGAGAAAGGTTCTGATCTTTTTCCGGTAGTGCGCGGCCGTGGGCGGGGGCATGGTCTCAAGCAGAAATTCCGCGTAACTCTGCCAGGTGTGTCCCTGGGGAAGATGGATATGAAAATTTCCAAGCACATTTCCCGACCGCCCCACATAACGGTTGCCGAAATTCGCCCCTTCCACCCGCGCCACAAGCCTGGCCCATGTCTCCGGCTCCAGCATCTTGAAAAGCCAGAGTCCTTTCCGCTGGTCGTCGCCGTAGGGCTGGCAAAGGCGCATCTGATGAATGCCCACCCCGGCCAGATGCATGAGATCGTAAATCCGGTTGTAGTCCCAGCCTTTTCTGCCTGTGGCCGTCCAGACGTCCTCGGTGCGCCAGTCGTATATGGGATATGCATTGACCACGCCCGAAGGCGTTACCGTGCTCCAGCTTCTGCCGTTCCAGCGCTGTTTGACCGGAGAGGCGATGGCCCGGAAACGGTTGAGCGACTCGTCGCTGCGGATGGCCACTATGCAGGCGCAGGAACGCCCTTCGGCAAAGTGCGCGGCAAACAGGGGCGTGAATTCCTCAAACTCCATGCCGCGCCTGAACCAGGGGAAATAGCCCTCATCGGCAATCACCCCCGGATGTTTCGGCAGT
The sequence above is drawn from the Desulfovibrio porci genome and encodes:
- a CDS encoding IbrB-like domain-containing protein; amino-acid sequence: MGIDELLSMLERALEDEKGDLDRRVAVYNQIVAMASAYLDLPHPVTCPQLVPVDRVHGNEYNPNKVAPPEMRLLTLSIEKDGMTMPVVVADDKNGWVVVDGFHRRRVAKAKAHIRQSLGGYLPIVRLNKSLEDRITSTVRHNMARGAHQVELTAKLVTLLRRHNWTNERIGKELGMDPDEVLRLKQMQGLAEAFSDREFSRAWDVDAQTRAAGQKKRSDSRL
- a CDS encoding GNAT family N-acetyltransferase codes for the protein MELREFTHDADPVRNRELFGLLGEYAASPAIRDALGGFISSEPGRRWFVMLEDGARVAAFGSLRRKRTAAHLLHLYALKENADIAVLERCIQEAREWGAACLLTADYWTRREFYFRYGFSSVRKVGRFVRFKKELGYGN
- a CDS encoding DUF3440 domain-containing protein; translated protein: MKHFLGMDVFAAARLRLEEIFDNFERVYVSFSGGKDSGVAVQYALQIAREKGRLPLDVLHVDLEAWYAHTDAFVTRVMTRPDVRPYWICLPIHLRNSVSQMRPHWLCWDPAARERWVRELPKHPGVIADEGYFPWFRRGMEFEEFTPLFAAHFAEGRSCACIVAIRSDESLNRFRAIASPVKQRWNGRSWSTVTPSGVVNAYPIYDWRTEDVWTATGRKGWDYNRIYDLMHLAGVGIHQMRLCQPYGDDQRKGLWLFKMLEPETWARLVARVEGANFGNRYVGRSGNVLGNFHIHLPQGHTWQSYAEFLLETMPPPTAAHYRKKIRTFLRWWAKHGVEEIPQEADAKQEALRKAPSWRRICKTLLKNDYWCKGLSFSQTKREMERQAQMILKYMEL